The nucleotide window tgcagttccttgtgtcactaaTACGTGCAACTTGATAATTATCAGAGTAATACAGTTCATTGccttcttagatagacacaaaatactggagtaaatcagccggaacaggaggcatctctggagaaaaggtatgggtgacttttcgggtctagacttcttcaaactggagaagggtctcgacccgaaatgtcacccattccttcttaacTTTTTACATTATACATTATTGTCCCTTTTTACCTCATTGAAGTGGAAGACAACTTGAAACTGTCAACTTAACATAATGCATGATGACACGGATATAGTAACATACTACTTTTTTTTATTCCACAGTGTGGAACAAAGTGGAAAAAGGCACAATATTTATATAATTTGTAGCTGAAAGTTACGCAGAGAATATAGTCTGTCTGGTCAATTTTTCTACCCAGACAAGCAaatgcagaaggtacacaaaaatgctggagaaactcagcgggtgcagcagcatctatggagcgaaggaaataggcaacgtttcgggccgaaacccttcttcagactgatcgggggtgggggggtggggagaagaaagcatgcaacaaaagtttttcaccgtacctcggtacacgtggcaataaactaaactgaagtgaactTCACGCGCCTATCCCCATGTAATTCCACAGCTTGTTTTCCCCAACAGCCACACACCTGGTTAAAGTAATCTGCTGGAAATTCTTCAGCAATAAGTGAAGGCACCATTTGCTGATCTGGGATTTGTTGCACGCTGGAAGATGTGGTCTCCTTTAAGCAAGTCAAACAGGAAAAGTCGTGTGCTTATGAAGGCAGAGCAGTCATTTGGAAACTTAAACCAAACTTCAAGTTTCAACTtcaaacacttttttttaaagcagattatCACATTGAGATTTAATTTTGTCCCAACTAGATTATCACAACTCATTTTGTTTGGCATTCATGATATTAGTTTAACTAACACAACACTCGTATTAGTTCCGAAGCTTTTCACGCTACACATGCATGAACTCACATCTAGGCAAGATGCttcaatacataaataaatatataatctcAAGCCATAAATACTAACATCACACGTCAATCATAAAGCACTACCAATATTCATAATTTGATTGCCTCATTCCGCGATTTTCAGTATTTGTCGTACACATTAACTTTTTTTCCCACCGCTTAAAAGAAAATAGGATGTACAAGATGCAATGGCAATTTGTCTTGATAATCTTAAGCACTGCCATACATTCTTTATGGATCAAAGACAGGCTTTTGGTGAGATATCTTCTTAGGTTTTAGTGCATATCTTTGCATTCCTTTGCTTCCTCCAACACAATAGCATGCACGTACGTGCGTGTTAGTTAGCCACACACAGTGTACCTCGCTTGTAGGCAGCGCTGCCACTCGTGGCTCACTCAGCACTCCCCCAGTCTCCGGGGAAGGTGAATTGAGCCTTGTAGCAGGAACGCTATTAGAAATATCCTCTTTCTTCTCCGGGGATTTCACCCGAATTTTGCGATCTTTACTTTTCCCTCGCGCCATTAGACTGGTCAACCCTGTCGAGATATCGTCTTTCTCCATTTTCTTTGTTGGAATTACTGTTTCTGCTTTGGGAGGAATAGGAACATTCTTCTCATCCTTCAGCCTCATTGCCTTGACTCCATCAGTCCTCGGTCCTGCCTTTGTTACTGAGATGCTTTTACCTTCCACCTTTTTCTCTGCCACTTGCTCCTTCTGCTTCATCGCTGCGGATTTTTCCTTTTCGCTTCTTCCTTCTCCTGGTACAACCTTCCGTATCACTTTCCTGACTATTCTAACCACCCTCTTCTTCGGAAGTTCCTCCCCTTCTGGAGGCAACTGCCGCTGATTtgtgttattcatgttattcttcAGCTCCTCTTGTGCATTGAATGCCCCGTCAGACAATCGCTTTGAATGTTCACCTTCTCCGTTCAGCTCGGGCTGTGCCCCACAGATCTCTTCCGTTCTGACCTTCAGTGCATCATTATGTTCATCTCTTTCTGACTACAGTTATGCAGTATAAGAAAAGACATTGCATAAATTAAAAGAGAAGAAAAAGCAAGACAGCAGCAAAAGAAAGCAGAAAAAAATGCAGTGTGTGAATGACAGTAAGAATATAGTATTTGCAAAGTCCCTGATTTATGTCCAACCATTCTTGTGAGTCAGGTAAAAATGCTAGGTTACCTATTTTGCTTAAAAACCACATTTCACGTGACAGTATTTTCCTGTCAAGTAATCAATATAAtcttggaaggtagacaaaaatgctggagaaactcagcgggtgaggcagcatctatggagcaaagtaatgggtgacgtttcgggtcgagacccttcttagagggttacttcgctccatagatgctgcctcacccgctgagtttctccagcatttttgactaccttagatttttccagcatctgcagttctttcttaaatataatcATGGATGTTTTCTTTAATTCAAATTATCCAATTATTTGATGTATAATATAAAATGTGTAAAGCAGAAGCAAAATTGTAaccatatattttttaatctgtaCAAAATAATGTAAGGTCAGTTCATCCAATTATTTTTTTGCTATGTGGCGTACTGTATGTATATTGTTAATATTACAAATCTAACAAAGTTGTGGACTCTGCACTGTAAGATGACATTACATGTTAAAGTTTCAAAATGTAGAAAATACAAGACAATTATAAATAAGTATTCAGTTCATGTTTGGCTGCAGAATATATTGAAATTGCATAGAAATTAAGATATTGTTCTGGTCACGCAAGCCGCTTTGAAGATggagaaatgttcaaaatccactAAGAATTAGCATAAACCTAGTTTCTCTTTCAATCATATGTGAAAAATCAAATGTTCCTGTGAATTTTTAAGCAAACATCGATCGTGAACTGGTTGGAAATGACACAAACCGAATGAAAATTAAATAGTCTGTTGCTGGGATGAATATTGTTGTATAAATGTGCTTTCTAATCAAACTCTCACGAAAAGATATATAGCTACTGGACAAAGCTAGTTGTCAGCAGAAAAGTGGGTACACTTTTCATGTaattgaagggtcttgacccgaaaacgtcacctcttccttcgctccatagatgctgcctcactcgctgagtttctccagcatttttgtctactttcatgtAATTGTGGTCATTTTCCAGAAGTTATTGTATTGATAATTGTTACTAATTGAGCAGCAACTTTGGCTTTGAAGAAACATTTTCTTAAAAGATTTCTCATCTCCAAGCAATACTTAATTAAGGATATTAATGCTTTTATCTTGTGCTCCGAGGCAAGGATTAATTGTTTTGTAATGAGCGCTAatttttactatttatattttgtATTGTTTCAGAATTGTTTTAACTGCATTTATCTTCTGCCTAAAATTCCAATGAACAACTAAATACCCCAAACTGTAATCTTCTAATAATTCACCATTTATTTCTAATATACATTGATTCTGTGTTGATTTAGTGGTAGATGACTTTAACTATTAAAATGCAtttttgttcataagttcatgttctaggagcagagttaggcaattctgcccatcaagtctactccgccattcaaacacggctgatctatctttctctcctaacctcattctcctgccttcgttccataacccctggcacccgtactaatcaaaaatctgctgATTGccgccttaaaaaatacccaatgactttgcctccgcagccatctgtggcaattaattccacagattcaccaccctctgactaaaaaaattccttcccatctcctttctaaaggtacgtccttttattctgagcctatggCTAAACGATCCTACATTTTTATGCATAAGATTCAAGCCTACCATAATCATCCATGCTAGCTCTTGGTTCTAACATGAAAAACTAAATCTAATTTTTACAACACATCTGAGTGAAAATGTGGCACTTCCTGACATATCCACCCACAAGCTTTTGCTTTATGCTGCCAATGGTGTCATTGTTTTATCTTAAGCCATAAACTGTCTCAGCTTAAAGAATTCCAAAAGTACAAATCAGCTAACATTTATTTAATTGCTGTGATCTAGATGATTAGCAGGGAATCCTTGAAACCCTTCCAGGTCTAAAGAAAAGCTCACATCCACCACACCAGCTGATGCAGTCAGCATCAGTCGACTTCTCCATTAATCAGACCAAACAAAACATAAGTGCCCTGGGACATTTATTAAAAAGCATGAAAATAAAGCCAAGATGGAAACTAGATTCAACACATTCTTTCATATGTCAAAAGAAAAATGTTTTAACAACTAGTTTGCACTTCATTTGGTCGGGTCATGTTTTCAGCAACGTGTATGTCAGCTACACAGGAAAATATTTGTGTGGATTAGTATCCTGATGAATTTAAAATCAATTCTGCTCTGAGATAACCGTTGTCATGCTTGTGGATCACCCGTTATGCTTGGAGACTTACAGATGATTCAAGGTTTGCTTCTTGGTCTTGGTCTGGATTTTCTGATCCGAGTGTAGATATTTTCTTTGAAACAGGAATTTCCTCCTTAACCTATTTGTTTACAGGATGAGGATGAGGATGCAACATCACAATCCAAAGCTTGAGTAACATGTTCAACAATTATGATTCAAGAAAAATCTACAAAAAGCTACaatattaaatattattaaaactctACCTAAACTTCAGCTAGGTTCCAGAAGTTTGGTAATAAAACTGTCAATTTATAGTACTAAAAAAATAATTCTATATCCAATTGCTAAATTTGGGGCGAATACTTTTAAATAACTGCAACACAGCAAACACTGAACGTAAATTCTATTGTGAACCTATTCTATTGTGAACACGTACTATTTtggcacggttgcgcagcggtagagttgctgcattacagcgcttacagcggcagagacccaggttcaattctggccatgggtgctgtctgtaatgagtttgtatgttctccccgtgacctgcgtgggttttctccaagaacttcgacTTCCTCCCACGATCTAAAGAcgtctaggtttgtaggttaattggcttggtatgaatgtaaaattatccctagtgaaggattgtgttaatgtgcggggatcgctggtcggtggggactcggcaggctgaagggcctgtgtccaggctgtctctctaaaccaaaactaaattcCCCATGAGCAGTTTTTAAGATTTCATGTGTATCTTTTTATTCATACTCAGCGTCTACAAAGTGATGCCAATAATTTTCAAAATAAGCGAAATTCTCTGCTGGAGTGACACAGGTTCAGAACGAAATCCCTGACAGAATTGGCAGAAATAATCAATTATTTCATAGGCTGTACCAACAATAATAAATCCCTGAACATCTTCTAATTTCCGACTGACCTCCAGCAATGATGCTCATACTTGTAAACTTCACTCCAAAACTACAGCTGCAAATAATTAAGGCCACAAGAATGTATAttcatgtagacacaaggaactgtagatgctggtttacaaggaaaaaaagatacaaagtgctggagtaactcagcaagtcgggcagcatctaatgagaacatggatagatgacatttcagtttgggccccctcttcagactgattgaggtagggagggagaaagttggaagagaggtgggggtgggacaagtgataactggatgcaggtgaggggggggcggggggttgatTGCCAAGTGGTTGGAAAAAAGCCGGAGATGAAAAGAGAAAAACTGTGAGATGAGGacaggagaggagtgaaatgtgaagccggaggaaggaatgtcggtggaagaggttgggcaggaggGAGGTGCTTGTAGATTAGTTACcaaacattggagaattcaatgttcattgggttgtaaactacccatatgaggaatatgaggtgctgttcgtccagtttgcatgtgtcctcactctggcaatggaggaggcccaggacagcaaaggtcagtgtggcaatggcaaagggagttaaaatggttagcaaccgggagatccaacaggccttgTCACACGGAACATATATGTTCAAAGAAATGGGAaactagtctacgcttggtctggcTGATGTagagaccacatctgcagcacCGATTGCAGTAGATATTCATACATGTGAGAATATATATTCGTATATACTATTACAAAAGTAAAGGTGCAAGTAAGCATAGGAAATGGTACAACATTGGTTTGGTTTTTACTTGAGGTATTGTGCCAGCTGTATAATAAAGCACCCAAATCTGAAAAAGGACGTTTTGTAATCGTCTGAATACTTCGCCATCTGAATACATTGAATGAAAAgatttttaagaaagaattggTGCGACTACGAATTTCTTTCCACTGTTACGAACGATGTAAATCAATTTATGGAGAAAAATAATCTTTgataagttctaagagcagaataaggccattcagcccatcgagtccactgccattcaatcatggctggtctatctttccgtctcaaccccattctcctgccttctccccgtagcccgTGACACCCCCTGAATACTCTAAATAACTGCAGTACAGCAAACTCTGAACCTATTGTGAACCTTGCCTGATTTGACACATACAATTTGAATGAATTGGAGGTTAAAAATGCACTTTCCTTTTGCTCCCAGAAAGCAAACCGTGATGAGAAGGCCATGGTGCTGTCATAAAGTGCAAAGTGGAATTATAAAAAAGAAGTCTGTTAGAAAACAGAGGTTTGCCCGCAGCTTGACTGAAAATGGTGGGGCAGATTGGAATGTCCAGGACAATGGCAATGCAGCGACAACTGGAAACACAGGTGACGGACACTGTAAGTACAGAAAAAAGTGGAAAGCACAAAATTACAGCGGAAATCAATGCGAGAAAACTAAACAGTTATTTCATCTGATAGCAAAGCTGATAGCGAAGTAGTTTAAAAGTGTAGCGCTGCAGAATTAGTTCagcacagtaaagggcctgtcccacttacgcaaatttattcggcgacttgccggcatccGTCGTAGTCGCAGCTTGTGGCCGAAATtttccaacacgttgaaaatccagcgacgaccagaaaagGGTATGacactactcacggccatacaggcgtcaccccgcgtgTCGGGGgggtgtatggtcgtgagtagtcgcccaaagagtcgtacctttttctggtcgccatctGAATacattggattttcaacatgttgaacattttcggccacctgctgcgactatgatgggtgtcggcaagtcgccgaaaaaatagcgtaagtgggacaggcccttaaggaagacAACAACACAAGACCAAAGTGTTTGACTGGCTTTTGCTCTTTTAATGCACAGGTATCTTCCAATTAAGAACACATTTTAACGGTTAAAGTAACCGGAATTAAGGAGGACTTCAATAATAAGTACACAGTCTGCCAACCCCCCAAAAAAATTGTGACACACAAAACTCAATAAATTTCAGTGATGCTGAACTAGGATCGAGATGGGGGAAACTTGACTCTGAATTATTTCAGGTGCACATTGCTTGGGGCTCTTCAAATACAGTCCGACCCCAGTTAACAAACTGGTTTCATTTTTACTGATGTTTATGTCGGATAATACACAAAGATCTTTCGAGATGGTAACCATAGCGCCACAGCAATGTAATGAATGGCAGCAGAAGCACACAAGGCTGATAAGAAAGACCAAGTGAGGAAGATgactaaactttattgccttccatcacagtgagaaaagtTGATTccgatgtggtggatgtttatgttaaattcaattgtgtattgtgttatttttattcgtatggctgtatggtaactcagatttcactgtaccagttggtgcatgtgacactaaatgtgaacttaaacttgaattgctgaaagtggagagagagagataatcaGTTCTGCCCTTCCCAGGTACAAACCACTGTAAGTGTGTCAGGCTTTTAAATGGAACCATTTTATGGGAGTTCTGGAAGTGTCTACAAATCGGATATTCGTAACCCGTGAACTGCCTTACCTTACAGACCTTATTGAACTGAAACAATATTGTCAAATAAACATGTATTTAACACAAAGAGGACCCAGACCCTCAATGACACAGGTTACGTTTGAATGAGTGGATATTACAGTAGATAAATTAAATGAAGCACTTTTAGTCTCTTTGAAATTTGTGTAACATTTCCTGCCCTCCCATATACTTAGCGatctaaggtcataagggataggagcaggattaggccattcggcccatcaaatctactccgccattcaatcatggctgatctatctctccctccttaaccccattctcctgccttctcccctgacatccctcctaatcaagaatccatccatctctgccttaaaagtgtccactgacttggcctccacagccttctgtggcaaagaattccacagattcaccatcctctgactaaagaaattcctcctcatctccttcccaaaggaacgtcctttaattctgagtgtgatctctagtcctagactctcccacctgagggagtgcagcaacgTTCAACTATGGTAGAGAAAAAAGAAAGGCAGAACTTTGAGAGATTGGGGAAtgttgatgtacaaagggatctgaGAATTCTTGtataagatgtttaagaaggaactgcagatgctggaaaatcgaaggtagacaaaaatgttggagaaactcagcgggagaggcagcatctatggagaattcTTGTACATCACTAATGGAAAGCATAGGCGCAAATAGATCAAGCAGTTAAGAAAGTTAATGGTAACGTTGTCTTTATTGCAAGAAGTTTTTTGAATCAGGAACATTGAAGTCATGTATAATTATAAAGAGTCTTCCATTTCAGGACCACCAAAAGCTACAGCACTATCTGGTTCATCTCCacgccattgtggacattgggacCGATGCACTACAAGGCCATGAACAATGCTTTCTTCCTGCACCACCCCACACAAAACCTTTCAATTGGAACATTCTGCATTTCATCCTATGACCAGTTACTCTCGAGAGAACTGAATATTGGGAATTTTGATCAAAAATTAAAATGGATGCAGAAGAGTAGACCCTGGTAGGAATTCAACAACATAATTAAAATAGCTTATTGATTTGCATGGCACGAGAACAATAATATGTactgccttcttcttcttcttgcgtttgaggcagcagaagtctgcagcagggtgatgccatcctcaggtgcccgccctaaaagggGCGCATGCTCTGGGTTGGCGCCAAGTTGCGgcactgctgctgtctctgtttgttgtcattcgcctgactgaggtcagttgacaggacataggttagcatatgatgagtgcttgacagcactgggcctgtactctctgaagtttagaaggttgaggggggatctcattgaaacttacagaataatgaaaggcatagatagagtggatgtggaaagatgtttccactggtgggagagtctaggaccagaggtcacagcctgagaattaaaaggcactcttttagaaaggaggtgaggaggaacttctttagtcggagggtagttaatttgtgtaactcattgccacagtggatatttttaaggcagagatagatacattcttgattagaatgggtgtcaagggttatggggagaaggcaggaaaatgggattaggaggcagagatcagccatgattgaatggcggggtaggcgcgatgggccgaatggcctaattctactcctagaacgtgAACTTACCTTAACGGCAGAAAGACCACATAAAAAATTTGCAAAAAAGTTATACCCAAAACTTGACAAGATGTGATGATTATTTTTTCACCTCATTCTCATTCAAGATCCCACTTGGACCATGGCCATCCTCCTTTCTTCATGATTGTAAATGATCATTTTGCCAGTCAAACACTCCGGGATCTATCGTGACAGAGCCTTACGATAAAAGTGTTGGTTGGTTAGCTTCCTATTTCAGAAAATGTTAGAAAACCAATATCTAAACATCCACTGCAAATAGATTGTAGATGACAGCAAACAATCAACTTGGTACCTGCACGAGAATCCAGTTGTAACTCTGATTATCCAGGAGTCTCTGTTGGTGCCAAACTGTCCGATCTTCCAGACAATTGAATGTTTTTTTCTATTAGTATGTCAACATGCTTTGAATTCACTTTTTTTATGCTGTGTGCTCTTAACATTTTCAACAGACATCGTAGCTGAAAAGGAGTGGGGAAACCAGGCACCCAGTATGCTATGGACAGGGTACGAACCGGGTCCCCAGTGTGTCAGAGACAGGGCAGTAACTTGGTCCCAGCATGTTAGAGACAGGGCAGTAACTTGGTCCCAGCATGTTAGAGACAGGGCAGTAACTTGGTCCCAGCATGTTAGAGACGGGGCAGTAACTTGGTCCCAGCATGTTAGAAGCCGGGCGGGAACAGGGTCCCCAGTGTGTCAGAGACAGATCAGAAACCAGGTCCCAACATGTTCCCAGCATCTAGTTCCCAGCATGTTAGAGACACAGCGGGAACTAGGATCCAGCATGTTTGAGGCAGGTCAGGAACAAGTTACCAGCAGATAGTGGGCATAATCAGGAACCAGCTTATCTGAGGCGGGACAGTAACTTGGTCCCAGCGTGTAGGACGGCGGGTGGGAATTGGGTCCCCAGCTTGTTCGAGGCAGGTCCCCAGGTGTATTAGAGGCACATCAGGATCCGGGTCCCAGCATGTTAGAGGTAGGTCTGGAACGGGTTACTAGCAGTTTAGTGGGACTTTAGATCAGGAACTAGCTCCCAGAATATTAGAGGCAGGAACCAGAACCTGGCATGTTAGAGTTAGGTCAGGAGCGGGTCCCCAGCTTGTTAGAGATAGGTCGGGAACCAAAACACAGCACGTTTGTAACAGGGCAGAAACCGGTTGCCAGTATGTTTGAGGTAGGTCTGGAACCAAGACCCAGCATGTTAGAGGCAATGTAGAACCGGCCCCCAGCACATTACAGGTAGGTCAGGAACTGAGTCCAGCATGGCAGAGATAGGTcgggaactggtctccagcagttTAGAGGCAGATCAAGAACTAGCTCCCAGAATGTTAGAGACAGTGTAGGAACCAGGACCTAGAGGTAGGTTAGGAACAGGTCCCCAGCATGTTAGAGGCAGTGCAGGGACCAGTACTCCCAGCGTGTTAGAGGCTGGTTGGGAACTGGTCAACAGCACTTTAGAGGCAGATCAGAAACTAGTTCACATCATGTTAGAGACACGGCAGGAACTAGAGCCTTAGTGCACTGGAACCAGGACCGCACTGATTTGAAATGCAAACATATATTGTGTTAGATGCCGAACCATCAGATCTCTGAATAATAGCCGTGGATTATATGAATTTTACTGTAATATCAAAAAAAGTCATGACTGTTACGTGGCATGATATTTCAAATTAATGAACAGCAGAGAGAAGAGGTTCTTTGCTTTCCATTTTGTCCAAGGTGTAGTAATATACTGATCTCATTAAAAGTGAGTACAAATCAATAAAGAAAGTTAATGCTTCAGTAAACCAAAGGTGATTATTGGAAAATATAAACAAATTACACAAAACTCACATCAATTTCTATTGGTATCCTGCCACATGTTAGTAATCTGTGTACTATCTGCAACCCGGGCTATGCTCTGTCACTCTATAAAGGCAATACACGTCAAACcatgttagttttagtttagagatgcagcgcggaaacaggcccttcaaccccactgagtccacaccgaccagcgatcccctctcattaacactatcctacacacactagggacaattttacatttataccaagccaattaacctacaaacctgtacattcttGGAGTGTGGAGAATACCTGcagatccacaccgaccagcgtaaaacccacatggtcaggtacaaactctgtacgatcCCCTCTGGGGATGCAGTATCTCATTAACACAGATCCTTTGTGCAGCACACACACCAAAGGGTGCACAATTTTACAAAGCCTttacattttcggatttcagaatggaagatttttagcgtagattaggtaggtagcgcgggcggcttgaaaagtctggagctgctgcctcctcccgggtgaccgggagactcattgcaaaCCTACAAGGGGGAAACTGTACCTACCTGTTCGGCGACTGGGGTGTCGCGGAGAGAATACCGCAGATCCCTGGCGGAGGCGCtccaaacccacatggtcaatgtCGGGAGTCGAgctgggaacgtacaaactctgtacagacatcgcgGAGCACGGTGGGGGCTCAGGTTTCCAACCCGAACCTACCCCTGGGTCTCCAAATCCAGGGGATGTACAGCGCTCCGGAGTTGTctttaaggcattgcccgctgctGGTTTCCCACCgtacgctgccgactcccgattTGCGGAGCTGGTTGatagcgcctcgcagccaggggtatgtTACATCAGATATCCTTTGTGCAGCAGCAGGATAATGACTATGAACCAAACTATACATGTATACATATGGagcattaaacttatttttgagcATATTTTCCCAACAAAATACCTGGCCATGAGGACAAATTACCAATAGAAGTCACAAATGCTGATGTTTGTGGAGTGGGGCAACTTGATCTTGGTCACATTGATTTTatatttatgaaatgtattggatTGACGGCAAAGAAATCTGATATGAAAGTGGAtataatttattcaattcaaacaACCCCATTACTCAACTTGTaggaagacactgcagatgctggtttagactgaaaatagacacaaagtactggagtaactcagcaggacgggcaacatctctggaggaaaaggatgggtgacgtttcaggttagaaCACTTTAGTCTACCCTTCCtttgtcttcagagatgctgcctgacccgctaagtgattgcagtactttgtgtccatcatccaTTTACTCAACTTTTTATTAAAAAACTAAACTCTCACCGCGGGTATGTTGTGTAAATCACATTGCATGAAAAGAAACCTTGATCCACGAGGAGACAACTATGATATTTGATTCCATACACCACTGAACTCCCACTAGTCTGTGTTGAAAATAACAGCAGgtgttgctttaaatcaaagatagactcaaaatactggagtaactccgcgggacaggcagcatctctggagagaaggagtgggtgacgtttcgggtcgagacccttcttcagtctggacttTTACAGTTAACAGAGGTTTTTGAGAAAAAGTTAATTCATTCATTACTGAACTGTTCTGTCCGTGGTTTATTGTcagatttcaagattcaagactcaagagagtttattgtcaagagATATTAAATctgtacgggggtgatcgctagtcggtgctgactcggttggccgaatggtctgtttgcagttctttcctacacaaggaaaACCCCAAGGTGGAGTGTGACACTCATTATTATTTCTTTCCTCATGAtacaatgtgattttttttaaagcatattttcttgcattttgggaaacaattatgggcctgtcccacttatacaactttttcagcgactgccggcaccc belongs to Leucoraja erinacea ecotype New England chromosome 28, Leri_hhj_1, whole genome shotgun sequence and includes:
- the LOC129710861 gene encoding uncharacterized protein LOC129710861 codes for the protein MNNTNQRQLPPEGEELPKKRVVRIVRKVIRKVVPGEGRSEKEKSAAMKQKEQVAEKKVEGKSISVTKAGPRTDGVKAMRLKDEKNVPIPPKAETVIPTKKMEKDDISTGLTSLMARGKSKDRKIRVKSPEKKEDISNSVPATRLNSPSPETGGVLSEPRVAALPTSEETTSSSVQQIPDQQMVPSLIAEEFPADYFNQAWRMPQQMTPTDEAQMRLERIFNTPVKQNSHAWDVSCVGICMHKNRSLL